One Niallia circulans DNA segment encodes these proteins:
- the garR gene encoding 2-hydroxy-3-oxopropionate reductase, with protein MEQKVGFIGLGIMGKPMSLNLIKSGHSLTVLDLNKEAVAQLTAAGAEAASTPKELAANADIIITMLPASKHVKEVIIGENGILEGAKPGTVIIDMSSITPNVSRELAEIAAKRGVAMLDAPVSGGEPKAIDGTLSIMVGGKPEVFESAKTVLNGMGKDIVLVGDNGCGVTAKLANQIIVNLNIAAMSEALVLAAKAGIDVEKMYEAIRGGLAGSTVLDAKVPMILERNFTPGGSIAINMKDITNVMDTAHEIGVPLPLSSHLLEIFHALKTDGKVNDDHSSIVRYYEKLANTEVKKAEK; from the coding sequence ATGGAACAAAAAGTTGGATTTATTGGATTAGGAATTATGGGGAAGCCAATGTCTTTGAACCTTATAAAATCAGGACATTCTTTAACTGTATTGGATCTTAACAAAGAGGCGGTTGCACAGCTAACAGCTGCTGGAGCGGAAGCTGCTTCAACTCCAAAGGAGCTTGCAGCAAATGCGGATATTATTATTACCATGCTACCTGCATCTAAACATGTAAAGGAAGTTATTATTGGCGAGAATGGAATTTTGGAGGGTGCTAAGCCAGGTACTGTGATAATTGACATGAGCTCAATCACACCAAATGTGTCACGTGAGCTTGCAGAAATTGCCGCAAAACGGGGCGTAGCCATGCTAGATGCGCCTGTAAGTGGTGGAGAGCCGAAAGCAATTGATGGAACATTATCGATTATGGTTGGAGGAAAGCCAGAGGTTTTTGAAAGCGCTAAAACAGTTCTAAACGGAATGGGAAAGGACATCGTATTAGTGGGGGATAATGGCTGTGGCGTGACAGCAAAGCTTGCTAATCAAATAATTGTAAACCTTAACATTGCAGCAATGTCAGAGGCATTAGTGCTTGCGGCAAAAGCAGGTATTGATGTTGAGAAGATGTATGAAGCAATTCGTGGTGGACTTGCAGGCAGTACAGTATTAGATGCTAAGGTACCGATGATTCTGGAAAGGAATTTCACTCCTGGAGGAAGTATTGCTATTAATATGAAGGACATAACAAATGTAATGGACACAGCACATGAGATTGGCGTGCCATTGCCTTTATCTAGTCATCTGCTGGAAATATTCCATGCATTAAAAACAGACGGAAAAGTGAATGATGACCATTCAAGTATTGTCAGATATTACGAAAAGCTTGCTAATACTGAAGTAAAGAAGGCGGAGAAATAA
- a CDS encoding GntR family transcriptional regulator — protein sequence MYGSERSRSASHQSYEMLRDKILNGELQGGTKIVEEKIAAELGVSRTPIRESIRKLEYEGLIVNKRVVKPTEKDLRNMFQVRILLEGYSAQCAASYIKEKELEELLACVEIGRNGKIEDIMKANERFHEIIVQSSNNNVMIDIIDRMQSTIYLFRKTVVFYNRPHLIDEHEQIYEAIKERDGQKAEQLMKSHLQADLEFCLHLIG from the coding sequence ATGTATGGAAGTGAGCGTTCTCGTTCTGCATCGCATCAGTCCTATGAAATGTTACGGGACAAAATACTAAATGGCGAGCTGCAAGGTGGCACTAAAATAGTTGAAGAAAAAATTGCAGCAGAGCTTGGTGTGAGCAGAACACCTATCAGGGAGTCTATTAGGAAATTGGAGTACGAGGGACTTATCGTCAACAAACGAGTCGTGAAGCCGACGGAGAAAGACTTACGTAATATGTTCCAAGTCCGCATTCTTTTGGAAGGCTATTCTGCCCAATGTGCAGCCTCATACATAAAAGAAAAAGAACTCGAGGAATTATTGGCCTGTGTTGAAATCGGAAGGAATGGGAAAATAGAAGACATAATGAAGGCAAACGAGCGTTTTCATGAAATTATTGTGCAATCAAGCAACAATAACGTCATGATTGATATTATTGACCGCATGCAGTCCACTATTTATCTTTTTAGAAAAACAGTTGTTTTCTATAATCGCCCACACCTAATTGACGAACATGAGCAAATTTATGAAGCTATTAAAGAAAGAGATGGCCAGAAAGCAGAACAGTTGATGAAAAGCCATTTACAAGCAGACCTCGAATTTTGCCTTCACTTGATCGGATAA
- a CDS encoding glycine betaine ABC transporter substrate-binding protein, whose protein sequence is MLKKLSGMTSAIALTIGLTACGGSETSGSLGEQLDYEIVGIDPGSGLMNATQNKVLPGYGLDEKWEVIEGSDTAMTAELTKAIKNEDPIIVTGWVPHWIFNEFDLKMLKDPKELYGGEEYIHTLVRHGFQDDLPEAYKFLDQFEWGPEEMQDVMVKIQSGKSEQEAAEEWVAENADLVNSWTEGVKPGNGEEISMTYAAWADSIASNNVVKYVLENKLEYSVNLIQVEPGAMWAGVSDGSVDAMIGAALPTTHAAYYEKFEGDFVDLGPNFTGLKNGLVVPEYMDIDSIEDLQDL, encoded by the coding sequence GTGCTAAAAAAACTTAGCGGAATGACATCAGCAATAGCTTTAACGATTGGATTAACGGCATGTGGAGGTAGTGAGACAAGTGGCTCACTTGGAGAACAGTTGGATTATGAAATTGTCGGTATAGACCCTGGATCAGGTCTTATGAATGCTACCCAAAATAAAGTATTACCTGGATATGGACTTGATGAAAAATGGGAAGTAATTGAAGGATCAGATACTGCTATGACAGCTGAATTAACAAAAGCCATAAAAAATGAAGATCCGATTATTGTGACAGGATGGGTTCCACACTGGATATTTAATGAGTTCGATTTAAAGATGCTAAAGGATCCAAAAGAACTTTACGGTGGGGAGGAATACATACATACACTTGTTAGACATGGATTCCAAGACGATTTACCTGAAGCATATAAGTTTCTTGATCAATTCGAATGGGGACCTGAAGAGATGCAGGATGTCATGGTCAAAATACAAAGCGGAAAATCGGAACAGGAAGCAGCTGAAGAATGGGTCGCGGAAAATGCTGATTTAGTGAATTCCTGGACAGAAGGTGTCAAGCCTGGTAATGGGGAAGAAATAAGTATGACATATGCTGCTTGGGCGGATTCCATTGCAAGTAATAATGTCGTTAAATACGTACTTGAAAATAAGTTAGAATATTCCGTTAACTTGATACAAGTAGAACCAGGCGCTATGTGGGCAGGTGTTTCTGACGGCAGTGTTGATGCAATGATAGGCGCCGCATTACCAACTACACATGCTGCTTACTATGAAAAATTTGAAGGTGACTTTGTTGACTTAGGACCAAACTTTACTGGTTTAAAAAATGGTCTAGTAGTTCCGGAGTACATGGATATAGACTCTATTGAAGACTTACAGGATTTATAA
- a CDS encoding IS3 family transposase (programmed frameshift), whose amino-acid sequence MSRKFYSAEEKYEIVKAFDESLSSLKVASIYKVHHATVLEWKYKFDTFGLEGLKESSAWKKYSEELKLSAIKEYLSGGSSIREVSRMYEISHPSVLRSWIRKYNSHSELKDASQERTGSMTNESKLTWEERLHIVLDCLGNGKNYQEAADTYQVSYQQVYHWVKKYEDGGEEALKDRRGKRKEESKLTPEEKFKLQMKKLERENERLRAENLYLKKLGGDRKEEKIKPIRFEDKYIAIQELHREENISISLLCEIVKIARSAYYKWLNRLPTSQDLLNEKIIKEMKILHEKVDSTFGYRQMTLHMNRQFKEKLNHKRIYRLMKVAGLRSIIRIKKKRYKHFTPKQVAENRLNREFTAEKPNEKWVTDVTEFKYGQSRKAYLSAIRDLYDGSIVSFVIGHSNNNRLVFKTLDQATALLLEEEHPLIHSDRGYQYTSKGFKQRIDAAKMTQSMSRVGRCIDNGPMESFWGTLKCEKYYIHKYKTFEELEHAIEEYIHFYNYERYQKRLNGLSPMEYRAQAV is encoded by the exons ATGTCTCGAAAGTTTTACTCTGCAGAAGAAAAATATGAAATAGTGAAGGCGTTTGATGAATCACTTTCTTCACTTAAAGTGGCATCCATTTATAAAGTACATCATGCCACCGTTTTGGAATGGAAATATAAGTTTGATACCTTTGGCTTAGAAGGATTAAAGGAGTCTTCCGCATGGAAAAAATATTCGGAAGAACTAAAGTTATCCGCCATAAAAGAGTATTTGTCCGGTGGTTCTTCGATTCGTGAGGTTTCTAGAATGTATGAAATATCCCATCCCTCTGTCCTCAGAAGTTGGATTAGGAAGTATAATAGTCATAGTGAATTAAAAGATGCGTCACAAGAAAGGACGGGCTCTATGACTAATGAAAGCAAACTAACTTGGGAAGAACGATTACATATTGTACTTGATTGCTTGGGGAACGGAAAAAATTATCAAGAAGCAGCGGATACGTATCAAGTTTCTTATCAACAAGTTTATCACTGGGTAAAGAAGTATGAAGATGGCGGAGAAGAAGCGTTGAAAGATAGACGTGGTAAAAGGAAAGAGGAATCAAAGCTAACTCCAGAAGAAAAATTCAAGCTTCAAATGAAAAAGCTAGAAAGAGAAAATGAACGGTTGCGTGCGGAGAATTTGTATTTAAAAAAGTTGG GAGGAGATAGAAAGGAGGAGAAAATAAAGCCTATCCGATTCGAGGATAAATATATCGCTATCCAGGAGCTTCATAGGGAAGAAAACATAAGTATTTCTTTACTTTGTGAAATAGTCAAAATAGCACGATCCGCCTATTATAAATGGCTGAATCGTCTCCCTACTTCCCAGGATTTACTGAATGAAAAAATCATAAAAGAAATGAAGATTCTTCATGAAAAAGTGGATAGTACCTTCGGTTATCGTCAAATGACGCTTCACATGAATAGACAGTTTAAAGAGAAACTTAATCATAAAAGAATCTATCGACTAATGAAAGTGGCGGGCTTACGCTCGATTATCCGCATCAAGAAGAAACGTTATAAACACTTTACTCCTAAACAGGTGGCGGAAAATAGACTAAATCGAGAATTTACTGCGGAGAAACCAAATGAAAAATGGGTTACAGATGTAACGGAATTTAAGTATGGCCAATCAAGGAAGGCTTATTTAAGTGCAATTCGTGACCTTTATGATGGCTCCATTGTAAGTTTTGTTATAGGACATTCCAATAATAATAGACTTGTATTTAAGACGCTAGACCAAGCAACTGCACTATTATTAGAGGAGGAACATCCACTTATCCATAGTGATCGTGGGTATCAATATACCTCCAAAGGATTTAAGCAAAGGATAGATGCGGCGAAAATGACGCAGAGTATGTCAAGAGTTGGTCGATGTATTGATAATGGACCGATGGAATCTTTTTGGGGAACACTGAAATGTGAGAAGTATTATATACATAAATATAAGACATTTGAGGAACTTGAACATGCGATAGAGGAGTATATTCATTTTTATAATTATGAAAGATATCAAAAACGATTAAACGGCTTAAGCCCTATGGAATATAGAGCTCAAGCTGTTTAA
- a CDS encoding pyridoxal phosphate-dependent decarboxylase family protein: MDFKKVQQLFPSEDGNKQQQLELLGYIEQLLSGIDSKKDPNKSTLGPIQEKSDNLYKEIVENAATPNSGINMEEIVNKLIALSDGHPYHTRNFVTNVLPMASIPGIIGLLTTSILNGNNLWDVYGPAAAEAEVKVISMMSKLVGYDYTKSWGYTTWGGQGAVFSGLRLAIAKQFPNAKEEGVPNNLYCFASENAHYSLLKSVEATGIGSNHLIRVKAGSDFAMDITDLQEKMEAVIQKGGIPIYVVATTGTTDSFGIDDVKSIKEVTTELEKKHQLKPIHIHADSALGGFYSLFANYDFTNNPLSFEKDVLEGLMQINERMQYISIADSLCFDFQKLGQTPYLTSLFLVKDGESLGLLDLEEFETPYVGNRGYGSYHTGYTLECSRMGSSIAIYAALLAFGVEGYQQILANYVRVNIAFRKMLKERIPNMGITNEKNIGPITTFRIYQDTVQWDLEQSGQATAEQINLTNELNYELFEILGQQREDVFFGDTKKQCLVDVSDSAERLPIYVSKLFSISPYTEVEHLDHMITAIEKSILKMEGLKVEVTL; this comes from the coding sequence ATGGATTTTAAAAAAGTACAGCAGTTATTTCCTAGTGAAGATGGAAATAAACAGCAGCAATTAGAATTATTAGGTTATATCGAACAATTATTAAGTGGAATTGACAGTAAGAAAGATCCTAACAAATCTACATTAGGTCCTATTCAAGAGAAAAGTGACAATTTGTACAAAGAAATAGTTGAAAATGCAGCTACTCCAAATTCCGGGATTAATATGGAGGAAATAGTAAATAAACTTATCGCTCTTTCTGATGGACATCCCTACCATACTAGAAATTTCGTTACTAATGTATTACCAATGGCAAGTATTCCTGGAATTATCGGACTACTTACGACTTCGATATTAAACGGAAACAACCTATGGGATGTATATGGTCCTGCAGCAGCAGAGGCTGAAGTAAAAGTAATCTCGATGATGTCTAAGCTTGTTGGATATGATTACACAAAAAGCTGGGGATACACTACTTGGGGTGGACAGGGTGCCGTATTCAGTGGACTGCGTCTAGCTATTGCTAAACAATTCCCAAATGCTAAAGAGGAAGGAGTACCAAATAACCTTTATTGCTTCGCTTCAGAAAATGCACATTATAGTCTATTAAAATCTGTTGAAGCAACTGGAATAGGCAGCAACCATTTGATTCGCGTTAAAGCTGGCAGCGACTTTGCTATGGACATAACAGATCTTCAAGAAAAAATGGAAGCTGTTATTCAAAAAGGCGGTATCCCAATTTATGTTGTAGCTACAACTGGAACGACTGACAGCTTTGGTATTGACGATGTGAAAAGTATTAAAGAAGTTACTACTGAATTAGAGAAAAAACATCAGTTAAAACCAATTCACATCCATGCAGATTCTGCACTGGGCGGCTTCTATTCTTTATTTGCCAATTACGATTTCACTAACAATCCTCTTAGCTTTGAAAAGGATGTATTGGAAGGTTTAATGCAAATTAACGAAAGAATGCAGTATATCTCAATCGCAGACAGCTTATGCTTCGACTTCCAAAAGCTTGGGCAAACACCATATTTAACAAGTCTTTTCTTAGTGAAAGACGGTGAGAGCCTTGGTCTTCTTGACCTTGAAGAGTTTGAAACACCTTATGTTGGTAATCGTGGATATGGTAGCTACCATACAGGCTATACGTTGGAGTGCTCAAGAATGGGAAGCTCAATCGCTATTTATGCAGCATTATTAGCGTTTGGTGTTGAAGGCTATCAACAGATTCTTGCAAATTATGTTCGCGTTAATATAGCCTTCAGAAAAATGTTAAAAGAAAGAATCCCTAATATGGGTATTACTAACGAGAAAAATATTGGTCCTATCACAACATTCCGTATTTACCAAGACACTGTGCAATGGGATCTTGAACAAAGCGGTCAAGCAACTGCTGAACAAATAAATCTTACGAACGAATTAAACTATGAGTTATTTGAAATTCTTGGCCAACAGCGTGAAGATGTATTTTTCGGTGACACTAAAAAGCAATGCTTAGTAGATGTTAGTGATTCAGCTGAGCGTCTTCCTATTTATGTTTCCAAATTATTCTCGATTTCACCATATACAGAAGTGGAACATTTAGACCATATGATAACAGCTATTGAAAAGTCCATATTGAAAATGGAGGGCCTGAAAGTTGAAGTTACCCTCTAG
- a CDS encoding ROK family transcriptional regulator: MNELSATPKSMKKVIHTGIRKSLLEMGSATKVELSNTLDISFPTISKFLSQMERDGEIYLVGLDDSSGGRRAKRYSYNAEYMLGLSIFLERSETNYTIFNCAGEIKETGTVQSVLKEDDLTSLNSCIESIMAKYPKISSIAIGVPGSVDNGRIFYIPGYDSLQNFDLKKYYEDRYSIPVVVENDMNAAVLGYHYNMGMSEKHSLVYLYFGQNGPGAGIMINGDVVRGSTFFSGEISLIPQYNDNNFQEALKNDAIKIDAISRLIASFVSILNPHAVIFNKAEVEQQLLDNILKNSSEYVPSEHLPELTWSDWKQDYLYGLQSLALEKIMKE, encoded by the coding sequence ATGAATGAATTATCTGCTACTCCAAAATCTATGAAAAAAGTTATTCATACTGGAATTCGCAAATCTCTGCTGGAAATGGGGAGTGCTACTAAGGTTGAACTTAGTAATACATTAGATATCAGTTTTCCGACTATAAGCAAATTTTTGTCCCAGATGGAAAGAGACGGAGAGATTTATTTAGTAGGGCTAGATGATTCTAGTGGTGGAAGAAGAGCAAAAAGATATTCATATAACGCAGAATATATGTTAGGTTTATCCATATTTTTAGAACGAAGCGAAACGAATTATACAATATTCAATTGTGCGGGCGAAATAAAAGAAACAGGCACTGTTCAAAGTGTCTTAAAAGAGGACGATTTAACTTCATTGAATAGTTGTATTGAAAGCATTATGGCTAAATACCCGAAAATAAGCTCTATTGCTATTGGGGTACCTGGTTCTGTTGATAATGGCCGGATATTTTATATACCAGGCTATGATTCCCTTCAAAATTTTGACTTAAAGAAGTATTATGAGGATCGTTATTCTATCCCTGTAGTTGTAGAAAATGATATGAACGCAGCTGTACTTGGATATCATTACAATATGGGCATGTCCGAAAAACACTCGCTCGTATATTTGTATTTTGGTCAAAATGGACCAGGAGCGGGCATTATGATTAATGGGGATGTAGTTAGAGGAAGTACGTTTTTCTCTGGGGAAATCTCCTTGATCCCTCAGTATAATGATAATAATTTCCAAGAAGCATTGAAGAATGATGCTATTAAGATTGATGCAATCAGCAGGTTAATAGCCTCATTTGTATCTATTCTTAATCCGCATGCCGTTATATTCAACAAGGCTGAGGTTGAACAGCAGTTGTTAGATAATATTCTAAAGAACAGCTCAGAATATGTACCTTCAGAACATCTGCCGGAGCTTACATGGAGCGATTGGAAACAGGATTATTTATACGGGCTGCAGAGTCTTGCCCTTGAGAAAATTATGAAAGAATAA
- a CDS encoding PspA/IM30 family protein has product MGIFKRIKTITTSGINGLLDKTEDPIAMLNEYLREMEQELNKAQSAISKQLFAENKQSALIAQTKENIGQRTRQATSALQKGDEAAAKLAVGEKIYLEQQLSLYNQQLDAIKEQTVVLKDKFSELQTTLNELGQKKTVLASRANVAKNAKQIQTITVSFGGDNILKGVTRMEEKILFLEAEVQACGYTPNPLNSADKTVSEEAIAVELNKLMGEKEAI; this is encoded by the coding sequence ATGGGTATTTTTAAGCGAATTAAAACAATTACAACTTCAGGTATCAATGGATTATTGGATAAAACGGAGGATCCAATTGCTATGCTGAATGAATATTTACGAGAAATGGAACAGGAGCTAAATAAAGCACAATCAGCCATTTCCAAACAGCTGTTTGCTGAAAATAAACAGTCTGCATTAATAGCACAAACGAAGGAGAATATTGGTCAAAGAACGCGACAAGCAACATCTGCTCTCCAGAAGGGAGACGAGGCTGCTGCTAAATTGGCTGTCGGGGAAAAAATCTATCTTGAACAGCAGCTCAGTCTGTATAATCAGCAGCTTGATGCTATTAAGGAGCAAACGGTTGTACTAAAGGACAAGTTTAGTGAGCTGCAGACCACTCTTAATGAACTGGGACAAAAGAAAACGGTGCTTGCATCTCGTGCAAATGTTGCGAAAAACGCTAAACAAATCCAAACCATAACAGTATCCTTTGGTGGAGATAATATTTTAAAAGGTGTTACTAGAATGGAGGAGAAAATCCTCTTCTTGGAAGCGGAAGTCCAAGCTTGTGGGTATACACCAAATCCGTTGAACAGTGCTGACAAAACGGTTAGTGAGGAGGCAATTGCTGTTGAGTTGAATAAACTTATGGGAGAAAAAGAGGCTATATAG
- a CDS encoding cysteine hydrolase family protein produces MILDVQKGFDDPYWGSRNNPQAEENIALLLKAWRNNNGKIIYSQHLSVQPQSPLHYKNNVGIQFKEIVQPKSNEKIIQKNVNSAFIGTSLETYLQEQQIEELIITGLSTQHCVSTTTRMSGNLGYKTFLVADATAAFEITDHNGVSYSAEAIHKHELAMLQNEFATILTTDEIIGELNSL; encoded by the coding sequence ATGATATTGGATGTACAAAAGGGATTTGATGACCCATATTGGGGAAGCAGGAATAATCCGCAAGCAGAAGAAAATATAGCTCTGCTGTTAAAGGCATGGCGAAACAATAACGGGAAGATTATTTATTCTCAACACCTGTCCGTTCAACCGCAATCCCCACTCCATTATAAGAATAATGTTGGTATACAGTTTAAGGAAATAGTGCAGCCCAAAAGCAATGAAAAAATTATTCAAAAAAATGTAAACAGTGCCTTTATTGGTACAAGTTTAGAAACCTATCTTCAAGAGCAACAAATAGAAGAATTAATAATAACAGGTTTATCAACACAGCATTGTGTTTCAACAACAACGCGGATGTCTGGGAACTTAGGATATAAAACATTCCTCGTAGCTGATGCTACTGCTGCATTTGAAATTACCGACCATAACGGTGTTTCATATAGTGCAGAAGCAATACATAAACATGAGTTGGCGATGCTCCAAAATGAATTTGCAACAATCTTAACGACAGATGAGATTATCGGTGAGTTAAACAGTTTATAG
- a CDS encoding four-carbon acid sugar kinase family protein produces the protein MRLNAEYLKQLPAIDKKEADKLAAEALKELNKKIIVLDDDPTGVQTVNNISVFTDWSEEAIEAGFQEAASMFFILTNSRGLTEKETEAVHREIAENILAVATKLDKEFLIISRGDSTLRGHYPLETAVLRDTLEENSALKIDGEVILPYFKEGGRFTLNNIHYVQTGTKLVPAGETEFAKDRTFGYSSSHLGEWVEEKSNGDYLAKNTLYISIEQLRAMEVEAIAEQLTNVQDFNKIVVNAADEADVKVFTAALVKAIQSGKNFLFRTAAALPKVIGGVQDKGLLTRKELVNEETTNGGLIIVGSHVKKTTEQLEKLQELSTIEFIEFNTNLVLEPDKFKEECERVIETVEDFITSGRTVAVYTSRKRLDLGENKKEEELKLSVSISDAVTSIVTKLKVRPNFLVAKGGITSSDVGTKGLAVKRATVAGQIRPGIPVWITGEESKYPGMSYVIFPGNVGSVDDLKTVVELLSSKD, from the coding sequence ATGCGATTAAATGCAGAATACCTTAAGCAACTGCCAGCGATAGATAAGAAGGAAGCAGATAAGTTAGCAGCAGAGGCACTTAAGGAATTAAACAAAAAAATCATTGTGCTTGATGATGATCCGACAGGTGTGCAGACGGTGAATAATATTTCTGTCTTTACGGATTGGTCAGAAGAAGCTATAGAGGCTGGTTTCCAAGAAGCTGCTTCAATGTTCTTCATTTTGACGAACTCAAGAGGGCTGACAGAAAAAGAAACCGAAGCTGTTCATCGTGAAATTGCTGAAAACATCCTTGCAGTCGCAACAAAGCTTGATAAGGAATTTTTGATCATCAGCAGAGGAGACTCCACTCTAAGAGGACATTATCCTCTTGAAACTGCTGTTCTTAGAGATACACTTGAAGAAAATTCTGCACTTAAGATAGACGGAGAAGTAATACTGCCATATTTCAAAGAAGGCGGTCGATTTACTCTAAATAATATCCACTATGTGCAAACAGGTACAAAGCTTGTTCCTGCTGGAGAAACGGAATTTGCAAAAGACCGTACATTCGGCTACTCAAGTTCTCATCTTGGAGAATGGGTCGAAGAAAAGTCAAATGGGGACTATTTAGCAAAAAACACCTTATATATTTCGATTGAACAGCTGCGTGCAATGGAAGTAGAAGCTATTGCTGAACAGCTTACTAATGTTCAGGATTTTAATAAAATAGTTGTCAACGCTGCTGATGAAGCAGATGTGAAGGTCTTTACAGCTGCACTTGTAAAAGCAATTCAGTCAGGCAAAAACTTTTTGTTCCGAACAGCTGCGGCACTGCCGAAGGTTATAGGAGGAGTTCAAGACAAGGGGCTTTTAACAAGGAAAGAGCTAGTGAACGAAGAGACGACAAATGGTGGGTTAATTATTGTTGGCTCTCATGTGAAGAAGACGACAGAGCAATTAGAAAAATTACAAGAGTTATCTACCATTGAATTTATTGAGTTTAATACAAACCTAGTCCTAGAACCTGATAAATTTAAAGAAGAGTGTGAACGGGTTATTGAAACAGTTGAAGACTTCATCACTTCAGGCAGGACAGTAGCTGTTTATACAAGCAGAAAAAGGCTTGACCTTGGAGAAAACAAAAAAGAAGAGGAACTGAAGCTGTCTGTCTCCATTTCAGATGCAGTTACGTCCATTGTAACTAAATTGAAGGTGCGACCGAATTTCCTTGTAGCTAAAGGGGGCATAACGTCAAGTGACGTTGGTACTAAAGGCCTGGCAGTAAAAAGAGCAACAGTAGCTGGACAAATTAGACCAGGAATTCCAGTCTGGATTACAGGGGAAGAAAGTAAATACCCTGGTATGTCCTATGTAATCTTCCCGGGGAATGTTGGATCAGTAGATGATTTAAAAACAGTTGTTGAGCTGTTGAGCAGTAAGGATTAA
- a CDS encoding gluconate:H+ symporter translates to MPIVYICIGVALLLLLMVVFKLNAFISLVIVSLLVGVMEGMAPTEAMESITTGLGSTLGHLVLVICFGGMLGKLMADSGGAQRIATTLINSFGKKRVQLAAVLTAGIVGIALFFETGVVVLIPLVFTIAAQAGVPILYIGMPVISALITMHGFVPPHPGPTAVAAVYDANIGKTLLYGVLIAIPAIYLSGPLYVKTFKKADLEVEIPKGLFTPKHFKESELPSFGISVFTALIPVILIAFQAIVEIAMPNSSLLPVAQFLGDPGFALLIAVIVAIFTFGLNRGKKMPEIMNSISESVSSIAMILLVIAGGGAFKQVLIDTHVDQYVANLMEGSTMSPLILAWLIAAILRVVLGSATVAGLTAAGIAAPLVGAAHVSPELMVLATGAGSMTFSHVNDAGFWIYKEYFNLSIGKTIRTWSVMVTIASLVGLAGVLIINFFIS, encoded by the coding sequence ATGCCGATTGTATATATATGTATTGGGGTAGCGCTTTTGCTCTTATTAATGGTGGTCTTTAAGTTAAACGCTTTCATATCGCTTGTGATTGTGTCATTGCTAGTAGGTGTTATGGAAGGCATGGCACCAACTGAAGCAATGGAATCTATAACAACTGGTCTCGGCAGTACATTAGGCCATCTTGTTTTAGTCATCTGTTTTGGTGGAATGCTCGGTAAATTAATGGCCGATTCTGGTGGGGCCCAGCGAATTGCAACAACATTGATTAATTCATTTGGGAAAAAACGGGTTCAGCTTGCTGCTGTTCTAACAGCAGGGATAGTTGGAATTGCATTATTCTTTGAAACAGGTGTAGTCGTATTAATTCCACTTGTGTTTACAATTGCAGCTCAGGCAGGTGTGCCAATTCTTTATATTGGAATGCCAGTTATTTCTGCTTTAATCACAATGCATGGCTTTGTACCACCACATCCAGGACCAACAGCAGTTGCTGCTGTTTATGACGCTAATATTGGTAAAACATTATTATATGGTGTGCTTATTGCGATACCAGCTATTTACTTAAGTGGTCCACTATATGTAAAAACGTTTAAGAAAGCAGATTTAGAAGTTGAAATACCAAAAGGGTTATTTACTCCAAAGCATTTTAAGGAAAGTGAGCTGCCAAGCTTTGGTATCAGTGTATTCACTGCACTTATTCCAGTTATCCTTATTGCCTTCCAAGCAATAGTTGAAATTGCAATGCCTAATTCATCCTTGCTCCCGGTAGCACAGTTTCTAGGTGATCCTGGCTTTGCCTTATTGATAGCGGTTATTGTTGCCATCTTTACATTTGGTTTAAACAGAGGCAAGAAAATGCCTGAAATTATGAATTCCATTTCTGAGTCAGTAAGCAGCATTGCCATGATTCTGTTAGTAATTGCAGGGGGCGGCGCATTTAAGCAAGTTTTGATTGATACACATGTAGATCAATATGTCGCTAACCTTATGGAAGGCTCGACAATGTCACCGTTAATTCTGGCATGGCTTATCGCTGCAATCCTGCGCGTGGTTCTTGGATCAGCAACAGTTGCAGGCTTAACAGCAGCCGGCATTGCAGCACCATTAGTCGGAGCGGCACATGTGAGTCCAGAACTAATGGTATTAGCGACAGGGGCAGGAAGTATGACATTCTCTCATGTTAACGATGCAGGATTTTGGATTTACAAGGAATATTTCAATCTTTCGATTGGAAAAACAATCCGTACATGGTCTGTAATGGTTACAATAGCTTCCTTAGTTGGGCTTGCTGGTGTGCTAATTATTAACTTCTTTATTAGTTAA